In Nocardioides bizhenqiangii, the DNA window TCCAGTCTCGGGAAGACGGGCACGTCGGCGCCGCCGGCCGCTACGCGCGTGGCCCGGGCGGGTTGGCGTGACCCGCGGTTGTGGATCGGCCTCTTGATCGTGGCCGGGTCGGTGGTGCTCGGGGCGCGGCTGCTCGCCGCGGCGGACGACACCGTGTCGGTGTGGGCGGTCGTCGACGACCAGGGCGTGGGGGCGCCCGTCGGCGCCGACGACGTCGTCGCGGTCAGGGTGCGGTTCGCGGACGACGAGGAGCTCGAGCGCTACCTGTCCGCCGCCGACCCGTTGCCGGAGGGCATGGTGCTGTCGCGGGGGATCGGCGCCGGTGAGCTGCTGCCGCGCGCGGCCATCGACACCGCCCAAGACGCCGGCACCGTCCAGGTGCCGCTCGACCTCGAGCCGCACCGGGTGCCGGGGACGGTCGACGCCGGCTCGGTGATCGACGTCTACGTCGGCGGCCGCGGCAAGGAGGTGCCGCAGGGCCCGGCCTTGTCGGAGGTCACCGTGGTCGCGGCACCGCCGGTCGAGGAGAGCTTCGCCGTGACCGGGACCCGGCAGCTGGTGCTGGCCGTCGACGATGCGGCGGTTGCGCCGTTCCTCGCCCTCCTGGACGGGCAGGACGACCCGGTCGTCCGGGTCGTCCAGCGGTCATGAGGCCGCGGGCATGATCGTCACGCTCCTCGTGTCGACGGGCGCGGCGTGGGAGAGCCGGGCGCTGGCGACACTCACCGAGCACCCGGGCGTCGTCGTGCTCAAGCGGTGCGTGGACATCGACGACCTGCTCGCGACGGCGAGCGCGGGCCAGGCACAGGTCGCCGTCCTCGGTGCCGAGCTCTCCGGACTCGACGGCACGGTCGTCGACCAGCTCCGGCAGTACGGCGTTCGCGCGGTCGCCGTCGCGCCCGACGACGACGTCGCGCGGGCCCGCGCTCACCGGATCGGCATCGACGCCGTCGTGGCGGCCGACCGGATCGACGAGCTTGCCGACGCCGTCGTCCGGGATCCCGGTCCGGCGTTGGCAGCCGCTCCGACGGTCGCGCCGTCGGCGACACCGCCGGCGGCAGGACGGTCGCGACTGTCGGGCCGGGCGATCGCGGTCTGGGGTCCCGGCGGAGCGCCGGGCCGGACCACGCTCGCCACGGCACTGGCCGCCGAGCTGGCGCGACGCCGGCTCACCACCGTGCTCGTCGACGCCGACCCCTACGGCGGCGCGGTCGCCCAGCAGCTCGGCGTGCTCGATGAGGTCTCGGGACTGCTCTCGGCCGCCCGGCTGGTGGCGAGCGGCTCGATCGACGAGCGGTTCGCGACCGTCCAGCGGCGGCTCTCCGACCACCTGCTCGTCATCACCGGCCTGCCCCGCCCGGACCGCTGGGTCGAGGTGCGACCCGGCGCGCTGGCCGCGATCGTCGCGCGCGCCCGGACCGAGGCGCAGGTCGTGATCGACACCGGCTTCAGCCTCGAGCAGGACCCCGCCGCCGACGTCGGTGTGCGCCCCGAGCGCAACGGCCTCACGCTCGAGTCGCTGCAGACCGCCGACGAGATCCTGCTCGTCGGCTCCGCCGACCCGGTCGGCCTGGCGCGGCTCGCGCGCGCCGTCGCGGAGGCGCACGAGGTGCTGCCGGCACCGGTCCTGCGGCTGGTGGTCAATCGGATGCGCCCGACCCTCGGGTGGCGTGAGTCCGACGTGGTGGCGATGCTGGACGGCTTCGGCCGCACCGTCGGCGTGCATTTCCTGCCCGACGACCAGCCTGCGGTCGACCGTGCGCTCGTCGCCGGACGCACCCTCGTCGAGTCGGGCGAGTCACCCCTCACCAAGGCGGTGGCCGGGCTGGTCGACGCGATGGCCGGGGTCCGTGAGGCTCCTACGCGCTGAACAGCAGGTAGAGGCCACCCGCGGTGAAGGCCACCATCGCCGCCAGCAGCGGCAGCTGTCCGGTGATCTGGTGCTTACGGGGGAGCAGCGCGATCGCGCGGTCGTGGGCCAGGACGGCGGCGGCCACGTGGCCGATCACGACCGCGAGCACCTTGACCGTGGCGAGGACGGTCGGGTGGTAGGCGAACCAGTACGAGGGCTCCACCGCTGCCGTGCCGAGGATGTCCCAACCCTTGCCGAACGGATCGCTCGCCCGCGCCAGGGTTTGGGTGCCCACATCGACGAGGAGCGTCAGGTAATGGGCGATGATGTAGCCGGCGACGATCGGCACGATCGAGTGCGCCAGCCGCCGCGGCAGCTCGATCCGCGGCCTCGCGAGCTGCTCGAGGCTCACCCACTGCCACGGTCGCCACGAACGATGGATCAGGAGTCCGGCCCCGGCCGCTCCGGCGGCGAAGATGAGACCGGCGCCGAGGCAGAACCCGAGCAGCGCCAGGTTGTTGAGGGTGTAGCCGGTGATCGACGCCTCCTGGATCGTGCGGATCCAGTAGGTCGACTCGCTGAACGAGTCGAACGCCGTGCTCCCGAAAAGCACCGCCACCACGGCGACCAGGCCCGGCCGGGAGGGGATGGTCGCGGCACCTGCCAGCGGACTGCGAAGCTCCAGGCCGCCCTCGGCGTCGCGTCCGAAGACCGACAGTGAGCCGACCAGGGTCGAGTAGACCTCGAACGGGTCGGCGTGCTCGTAGAAGCGGGACCCGAAGACCGCGCCGCCGACGAGCAGCACGGCGACGTAGATCGCGCACCACAGGCGGACCGTTCCGAGATCGGTCGGGGTCCGGTTGACCAGCTCCATCCACACGAACGAGTAGAGGCCGATCGCCGCCGGCCAGTGACCGAGCCAGGTCGGGTAGTCGAGGACGCCCTGCTCGGGGTCACCGCCCGAGATGCGGGCCAGTCCGGCGTTGATCGTCCGCATCGGGCTGATCGCGCGCCACACCGGTCCGAAGAGGAGCGACGCGAAGACGACACCGACCCACAGCCAGACGTAGATGATGCCGAAGAACGGGTTGGTCAGCTGGTT includes these proteins:
- a CDS encoding AAA family ATPase; the encoded protein is MIVTLLVSTGAAWESRALATLTEHPGVVVLKRCVDIDDLLATASAGQAQVAVLGAELSGLDGTVVDQLRQYGVRAVAVAPDDDVARARAHRIGIDAVVAADRIDELADAVVRDPGPALAAAPTVAPSATPPAAGRSRLSGRAIAVWGPGGAPGRTTLATALAAELARRRLTTVLVDADPYGGAVAQQLGVLDEVSGLLSAARLVASGSIDERFATVQRRLSDHLLVITGLPRPDRWVEVRPGALAAIVARARTEAQVVIDTGFSLEQDPAADVGVRPERNGLTLESLQTADEILLVGSADPVGLARLARAVAEAHEVLPAPVLRLVVNRMRPTLGWRESDVVAMLDGFGRTVGVHFLPDDQPAVDRALVAGRTLVESGESPLTKAVAGLVDAMAGVREAPTR